A part of Fusarium oxysporum Fo47 chromosome III, complete sequence genomic DNA contains:
- a CDS encoding S-adenosyl-L-methionine-dependent methyltransferase, which translates to MAANDDGPIVAPDEDVQDDRDSSIGDDATSSTASLSSSILDFRHENGRTYHAYKDGKYHLPNDERENDRLDLQHNLFLLTFDNKLGLSPPNLPDSKVKRVLDLGTGTGIWAIDFGDDHPEAEVTGVDLSPIQPSFVPPNVRFLIDDIHEQWDFSEPFDYIHSRMMNFSIPNWPEYLNKIYQNLAPGGYVEIQEIDVMMKSDDGTLGDDSAIMKWSNLLNEASVKLQQAYKKIDEFKDMMAEAGFTEIVDMRFKWPTNHWPKDKKYKELGVWNNQNIAIALDSLTIAPFTRAHGWSVEEVHIFLSSVRKDLNNPKIHGYWPICSVYGRKP; encoded by the exons ATGGCAGCAAACGATGATGGGCCTATCGTGGCACCCGACGAAGAT GTCCAAGACGACCGCGATTCATCAATTGGAGAT GATGCGACATCATCGACAGCAAGTTTGAGCAGCTCAATCCTCGACTTTCGTCACGAAAACGGAAGAACATATCATGCATACAAGGATGGAA AATATCATCTTCCCAATGATGAGCGTGAAAATGACAGGCTAG ACTTGCAGCATAATTTATTCCTACTCACTTTTGATAACAAACTTGGTCTTTCACCTCCAAACCTTCCTGATTCCAAGGTCAAGCGCGTCTTGGACTTGGGAACTGGAACGGGAATATGGGCAATAGACTTTGGTGATGATCATCCCGAAGCCGAG GTTACCGGCGTCGATCTATCTCCTATCCAGCCCAGTTT CGTTCCGCCCAATGTTCGGTTCCTTATTGATGACATTCACGAGCAATGGGACTTTTCTGAGCCCTTCGATTATATACATAGCAGGATGATGAATTTCAGTATCCCCAATTGGCCAGAGTACTTGAACAAGATCTACCA AAACCTCGCTCCTGGGGGCTATGTCGAGATCCAAGAGATCGACGTGATGATGAAGTCTGACGACGGCACGCTTGGCGACGACAGTGCAATCATGAAGTGGAGTAATCTATTGAACGAGGCCTCCGTCAAGCTGCAACAAGCTTACAAAAAGATTGACGAGTtcaaagacatgatggcCGAAGCAGGGTTTACCGAAATTGTCGACATGCGTTTCAAATGGCCGACAAACCACTGGCCAAAGGATAAGAAGTACAAAGAGCTTGGAGTATGGAATAACCAGAATATTGCCATCGCTCTGGATTCATTGACTATAGCACCATTTACGAGAGCCCATGGTTGGTCCGTTGAAGAGGTCCATATTTTTCTGTCAAGTGTGAGAAAAGATCTTAACAACCCAAAGATACATGGGTATTGGCCAAT CTGCTCCGTTTATGGAAGAAAGCCTTGA